In a single window of the Pseudomonas oryzihabitans genome:
- a CDS encoding DUF2931 family protein, with amino-acid sequence MSRWLLSIVLLLGLAGCQSDAANKLPYDAWYLGFLAPNYMEVWLEQVNIGDNSGRIFPNAMGGVVSYGKPENLAIRAEGWPERIGSGKGRTLTGLDLPYVVSLRWQSMVEPQTYHALFTIPDWAREKMVERLPAECPVSGRTSDYRKDLTIGLAPGGVVKVWIMGPCLDPIEVMTLQAEIEPKGPYGGKSNGKYRPLSPVVKSYVDTYGVPYGSWWAPIPYTTVGP; translated from the coding sequence ATGAGTCGCTGGCTGCTGTCTATCGTCCTGCTACTGGGCCTGGCAGGTTGTCAGTCTGACGCCGCGAACAAGCTGCCCTATGATGCCTGGTACCTGGGCTTTCTAGCGCCCAACTACATGGAAGTCTGGTTGGAGCAAGTCAATATTGGTGATAACAGCGGGCGCATCTTTCCCAATGCCATGGGGGGAGTAGTGTCTTATGGCAAACCTGAAAATCTGGCGATTCGCGCAGAGGGTTGGCCAGAAAGAATCGGCTCAGGCAAAGGCCGGACTCTGACCGGCCTGGATCTGCCCTATGTCGTATCCCTACGCTGGCAATCCATGGTCGAACCTCAAACCTATCACGCGCTTTTCACCATCCCTGATTGGGCCAGGGAAAAAATGGTCGAGCGTCTACCAGCCGAGTGTCCGGTCAGTGGTCGCACCTCGGATTATCGTAAGGACCTTACCATCGGCTTGGCGCCCGGCGGGGTGGTCAAGGTCTGGATTATGGGTCCCTGCCTCGATCCCATCGAAGTCATGACCCTCCAGGCCGAAATCGAGCCCAAAGGTCCCTACGGAGGCAAATCCAACGGCAAGTACCGACCGCTGTCGCCGGTGGTCAAAAGCTATGTCGACACGTACGGCGTGCCCTATGGCAGCTGGTGGGCGCCGATTCCCTACACCACGGTAGGGCCATGA